From bacterium, one genomic window encodes:
- a CDS encoding cobalamin B12-binding domain-containing protein, which translates to MPNKIRILIAKPGLDGHDRGAKYIARALRDAGFEVIYTGLRQTPEAIAAAAVQEDVQWVGLSCLSGAHNSLFPRVVQLLKEKNAPDIKVFGGGVIPADDIPGLKAAGIKEIFTPGASSQQVVDYINQN; encoded by the coding sequence ATGCCAAACAAGATCCGCATCCTCATCGCCAAGCCCGGACTGGACGGGCACGACCGCGGCGCCAAGTACATCGCCCGGGCCCTGCGCGACGCCGGGTTCGAGGTGATCTACACCGGCCTGCGCCAGACCCCAGAGGCCATCGCCGCCGCCGCCGTCCAGGAGGACGTGCAGTGGGTGGGGCTGTCCTGCCTGTCCGGGGCCCACAATTCGTTGTTCCCCAGGGTGGTCCAATTGCTCAAGGAAAAGAACGCGCCGGACATCAAGGTCTTCGGCGGCGGGGTGATCCCGGCCGACGACATCCCGGGCTTAAAGGCCGCTGGGATCAAGGAGATCTTCACCCCGGGCGCTTCCAGCCAGCAGGTGGTGGATTACATCAACCAGAATTGA
- a CDS encoding TerC family protein, protein MTDALILLALLIGLELVLGVDNILVISIFVGRLPAGERNKARLLGLAFALVARILMLVILLWLAKLTTPLFLNLSVRDLILLAGGMFLLYKAVTEIHHTVELKEEQHREKKARQAFAAVITQIVILDIVFSIDSVVTAIGLTNQLWVIVSAVIVSFAAILFAAKPIGDFIMDRPTLKILALSFLITIGITIFMEGMHKHVPKAYIYLPMGFALLVEMLQLRYEQNKKRKVPATT, encoded by the coding sequence ATGACCGACGCACTCATTCTTCTGGCCCTGCTCATCGGCCTGGAACTGGTCCTGGGCGTGGACAATATCCTGGTGATCTCCATCTTCGTGGGGCGGCTTCCGGCCGGAGAACGCAACAAGGCCCGCCTGCTGGGCCTGGCCTTTGCTTTGGTCGCCAGAATATTGATGCTGGTCATCCTGCTTTGGCTGGCCAAACTTACCACCCCGCTGTTCCTTAACCTTTCGGTGCGGGACCTGATATTGCTGGCCGGGGGAATGTTCCTGCTGTACAAAGCGGTCACAGAGATCCACCACACGGTGGAGCTGAAGGAGGAACAGCATCGGGAGAAAAAAGCCAGGCAGGCCTTTGCGGCGGTGATCACCCAGATAGTCATACTGGACATAGTGTTTTCCATCGACTCGGTGGTGACCGCCATCGGGCTGACCAACCAGCTGTGGGTGATCGTCTCGGCGGTCATCGTCTCCTTCGCTGCCATCCTGTTTGCGGCCAAGCCCATCGGGGATTTCATCATGGATCGGCCCACGTTGAAGATCCTGGCCCTGTCGTTTTTGATCACCATCGGGATCACCATTTTCATGGAGGGAATGCACAAGCACGTGCCCAAGGCGTATATTTATCTGCCGATGGGTTTTGCCCTGCTGGTGGAGATGCTGCAGCTGAGGTATGAGCAGAATAAGAAGAGGAAGGTGCCGGCAACTACGTAA
- a CDS encoding DMT family protein, which yields MKPYYLTTGLLCVSNIFMTFAWYGHLKNMSGRSWFLAALVSWGIALFEYLVQVPANRIGYQVMNVGQLKILQEVITLSVFVPFSILYLREKPSLDYLWAGLCLLGAVFFLFRAKLFGT from the coding sequence ATGAAACCATACTACCTAACCACCGGCCTGCTGTGCGTCAGCAACATCTTCATGACCTTTGCCTGGTACGGTCACCTTAAGAACATGTCCGGGCGGTCGTGGTTCTTGGCCGCTTTGGTCAGCTGGGGCATTGCCCTGTTTGAGTACTTAGTGCAGGTTCCGGCCAACCGCATCGGATACCAGGTGATGAACGTGGGCCAGCTGAAGATACTGCAGGAAGTAATCACCTTAAGCGTGTTCGTGCCGTTCTCAATTTTGTATTTACGAGAGAAGCCCAGCCTGGATTACCTGTGGGCCGGGCTGTGCCTGCTGGGCGCGGTGTTCTTTCTGTTCCGGGCGAAACTGTTTGGGACCTAA
- a CDS encoding methylmalonyl-CoA mutase family protein has product MLAKYPERKKQFLSTSGDEIKRVYTPCETDGLDYQKDLGFPGQYPYTRGVQPTMYRGKFWTMRQYAGFGDAAESNKRYKYLLAQGQTGLSIAFDLPTQIGYDSDDAMSAGEVGKVGVAIDSLADMEILFDGIPLDKVSTSMTINAPAGVLLAMYVAVAEKQGVKADQLNVTIQNDILKEYISRGTYIFPPTPSMRLITDIFEYCAKQVPKWNTISISGYHIREAGSSATQEVAFTLADGIAYVQAAIASGLSVDDFSSRLSFFFNSHNDLLEEVAKFRAARRIWARIMKERFKAQKASSQMLRFHTQTAGSTLTAQQPDNNIIRVTIQTLAAVLGGTQSLHTNSRDEALALPTEDSVRIALRTQQIVAHESGAADTVDPLAGSYYVEARTSEIEKAAWAYIEKIDKLGGMVKAIEKGYVQKEIQDSAYHYQKDVEAQERIVVGVNKFTVKEESPKNLLKVSQAVQDAQMKRLAEMKAKRDNAAVKKALSEIHRAAHGSENLMPFIVDAVRKYATLGEICGVLREVFGEYQESVVL; this is encoded by the coding sequence ATGCTGGCCAAGTATCCCGAGCGCAAGAAGCAGTTCCTGTCCACCTCGGGCGACGAGATCAAGCGGGTGTACACCCCCTGCGAGACAGATGGCCTGGATTACCAGAAAGACCTGGGCTTTCCCGGGCAGTACCCCTACACCCGCGGGGTCCAGCCCACCATGTACCGGGGAAAGTTCTGGACCATGCGCCAGTACGCCGGTTTCGGCGACGCGGCCGAGTCCAACAAGCGCTACAAGTATCTTTTAGCCCAGGGCCAGACCGGGCTGTCCATCGCCTTTGACCTGCCCACCCAGATCGGCTACGACTCCGACGATGCCATGTCCGCCGGGGAAGTGGGCAAGGTGGGCGTGGCCATTGACTCCCTGGCCGACATGGAAATACTGTTCGACGGCATCCCGCTGGACAAGGTCTCCACCTCCATGACCATCAACGCCCCGGCCGGGGTGCTGCTGGCCATGTACGTGGCGGTGGCCGAGAAGCAGGGGGTGAAGGCCGACCAGCTGAACGTCACCATCCAGAACGACATCTTAAAGGAATACATCTCTCGGGGCACCTACATCTTCCCGCCCACTCCCAGCATGCGCCTGATCACCGACATCTTTGAATACTGCGCCAAGCAGGTGCCCAAGTGGAACACCATCAGCATCTCGGGCTATCACATCCGCGAGGCCGGCTCCTCCGCCACCCAGGAAGTGGCCTTTACCCTGGCCGACGGCATCGCCTACGTCCAGGCGGCCATCGCCTCGGGCCTGAGCGTGGACGATTTCTCCTCCCGGCTGTCGTTCTTCTTCAACTCCCACAACGACCTGCTGGAAGAGGTGGCCAAGTTTAGGGCCGCCCGCCGGATCTGGGCCCGGATCATGAAGGAAAGGTTCAAGGCCCAAAAAGCTTCGTCCCAGATGCTGCGCTTCCACACCCAGACCGCCGGAAGCACCCTGACCGCCCAGCAGCCGGACAACAACATCATCCGGGTCACCATCCAGACTCTGGCCGCGGTACTGGGCGGCACCCAGAGCCTGCACACCAACTCCCGGGACGAGGCCCTGGCCCTGCCGACGGAAGACTCGGTCCGCATCGCCCTGCGCACCCAGCAGATCGTGGCCCACGAGTCCGGCGCGGCCGACACCGTTGATCCTTTGGCCGGTTCCTATTACGTGGAGGCCCGGACCAGCGAGATCGAGAAGGCCGCCTGGGCCTACATCGAGAAGATAGACAAACTGGGCGGGATGGTCAAAGCCATAGAGAAGGGCTATGTCCAAAAAGAGATCCAGGACAGCGCCTATCACTATCAGAAGGACGTGGAGGCCCAGGAACGTATAGTGGTCGGGGTCAACAAATTCACGGTCAAGGAAGAGTCGCCCAAGAATCTTTTGAAGGTCTCCCAGGCAGTGCAGGACGCCCAGATGAAGCGGCTGGCCGAGATGAAGGCCAAGCGCGACAACGCCGCGGTGAAGAAGGCGCTGAGCGAGATCCACCGGGCGGCCCACGGCAGCGAGAACCTGATGCCGTTCATCGTGGATGCGGTGCGGAAGTACGCCACGCTGGGAGAGATCTGCGGAGTGTTGAGAGAGGTGTTCGGGGAGTACCAGGAATCGGTGGTACTGTAA
- a CDS encoding LCI family antimicrobial peptide, translating to MKKLKKITSFAAVTVMAICFYTFLLGNNVFAGKFSNDGMSWYFLAKGIYCSLTMYLLALVLEMLHDRKDKN from the coding sequence ATGAAAAAACTGAAAAAGATCACCTCGTTCGCGGCAGTGACGGTGATGGCCATCTGTTTTTACACCTTTTTGCTGGGCAACAATGTCTTCGCCGGCAAGTTCAGCAATGACGGGATGTCCTGGTATTTTCTGGCCAAGGGCATCTACTGCTCGCTGACCATGTACCTGCTGGCCCTGGTGCTGGAGATGCTGCACGACCGGAAGGACAAAAACTAA
- a CDS encoding T9SS type A sorting domain-containing protein encodes MKTKFWGLLLAVLMLTALSAWAQWQLNGNATCTATGNQLYPTIVSDGAGGAIITWYDYRSGSNYDIYAQRVNAAGVALWTADGVAICTATDAQLNPTIVSDGAGGAIITWYDARSGANDIYAQRISAAGVAQWTADGVAVCAAASSQYYPTIVSDGAGGAIITWQDYRSGTSNDIYAQRINALGVVQWTADGVAICTATADQNYPTIVSDGSSGAIITWYDVRSGTSYDIYAQRVNALGAVQWAANGLAICTATGNQQYPTIVSDGAGGAIITWHDNRSGTYDIYAQRVNAAGAAQWTADGVAICTATGTQQYPTIVSAGAGGAIITWHDGRSGTNDIYAQRINALGVAQWTADGVAICTATGNQLYPTIISDGAGGAIITWYDARISTADIYAQRLDRGDGSYYGRNAPDIVKAPDIPNDQGGFVNLQWTPSYLDVYPDTTISFYSLWRSLSGTGAKGARRVEASDVTKDFTGTAYRIIEKGGKAYAWEWIANIPWRHYLTAYSYPMPTLCDTLTGEMAWHHFFVSAQTDNPQLYWDSEPDSGYSVDNLAPAKVKGLGGETPAGLLLTWKSNIESDLKNYAVYYNGTFLGFTSDTVYTYAGTLTTNDNFTVKACDIHDNQGLASDPWIYLGPMAVHLSFFTVGQTNEAVELNWRTESETDCATWIIQRSSSGATAFQDIGKMPGQGTSTMPHDYIYRDSEQLETGDYLYRIVEISATGNKTSYQPVSVTYKSNTPVAFCLNGAFPNPSRGQTTFKYQLPVESRVRLEVYNVSGQLVKTVFEGVKPAGYHEVGWSDHNLSNGIYFYILKAGKFSATRKLVILK; translated from the coding sequence ATGAAAACCAAATTTTGGGGACTTCTGTTGGCGGTTCTTATGCTGACAGCCCTGTCGGCCTGGGCCCAGTGGCAGCTTAATGGCAATGCCACCTGCACCGCCACTGGCAATCAACTATACCCCACCATCGTCAGCGACGGCGCGGGCGGGGCCATCATTACCTGGTATGATTACCGCAGCGGATCAAATTACGACATCTACGCCCAGCGGGTGAATGCCGCAGGCGTGGCCCTATGGACGGCCGATGGCGTGGCCATCTGCACCGCCACGGACGCTCAACTAAATCCCACCATCGTCAGCGATGGCGCGGGCGGGGCCATCATCACCTGGTATGATGCCCGCAGCGGCGCCAACGACATCTATGCCCAGCGGATAAGTGCCGCAGGCGTGGCGCAATGGACGGCCGATGGCGTGGCCGTATGCGCTGCCGCAAGCAGTCAATACTACCCCACCATCGTCTCCGATGGCGCGGGCGGGGCCATCATTACCTGGCAGGATTACCGCAGCGGCACAAGCAACGACATCTACGCCCAGCGTATAAATGCCTTGGGCGTTGTGCAATGGACGGCCGATGGCGTGGCCATCTGCACCGCCACTGCCGATCAAAACTACCCCACCATCGTCAGCGACGGCTCGAGTGGGGCCATCATTACCTGGTATGACGTACGCAGCGGAACAAGCTACGACATCTATGCCCAGCGGGTGAATGCCTTGGGCGCGGTGCAATGGGCGGCCAATGGCCTGGCTATCTGTACCGCCACGGGCAATCAACAATATCCCACCATCGTCAGCGATGGCGCCGGCGGGGCCATCATTACCTGGCACGATAACCGTAGCGGAACATACGACATCTATGCCCAGCGGGTAAATGCGGCAGGAGCGGCGCAATGGACGGCCGATGGCGTGGCCATCTGCACCGCCACTGGCACTCAACAATATCCCACCATCGTCAGCGCCGGCGCGGGCGGGGCCATCATTACCTGGCATGATGGCCGCAGCGGAACCAACGACATCTACGCCCAGCGTATAAATGCCTTGGGCGTTGCGCAATGGACGGCCGATGGTGTGGCCATCTGCACCGCCACGGGCAATCAACTATATCCCACCATCATCAGCGATGGCGCGGGCGGGGCCATCATCACCTGGTATGATGCCCGCATCAGCACCGCCGACATATATGCCCAGCGGCTGGACCGGGGCGACGGCAGTTACTATGGCCGCAATGCCCCGGATATCGTCAAGGCCCCGGACATTCCCAACGACCAGGGCGGCTTCGTGAATTTACAATGGACGCCGTCCTACCTTGATGTTTACCCCGACACCACCATCAGTTTTTATTCGCTGTGGCGCAGTTTAAGCGGGACCGGGGCCAAGGGCGCTAGGCGGGTGGAAGCATCGGATGTCACCAAGGACTTTACAGGGACTGCCTACCGGATCATTGAAAAGGGCGGCAAGGCCTACGCCTGGGAATGGATCGCCAACATCCCCTGGCGGCATTACCTGACGGCCTATTCCTATCCCATGCCGACCCTGTGCGACACCCTGACCGGTGAGATGGCCTGGCACCACTTCTTCGTCTCGGCCCAGACTGACAATCCCCAGCTGTACTGGGACTCGGAACCAGACTCCGGCTACTCGGTGGACAACCTGGCCCCGGCCAAGGTCAAGGGCCTGGGAGGCGAGACGCCGGCCGGTCTGTTGTTGACCTGGAAAAGCAACATCGAGAGCGACCTGAAAAACTACGCGGTGTACTACAACGGAACCTTTTTGGGATTCACCTCTGATACGGTCTACACCTATGCCGGGACGCTCACCACAAATGACAATTTTACGGTGAAGGCCTGCGATATCCACGACAACCAGGGCCTGGCCTCGGATCCCTGGATATACCTGGGGCCAATGGCGGTGCACCTGTCATTTTTTACGGTCGGTCAGACAAACGAAGCGGTGGAGCTTAACTGGCGGACCGAGAGCGAAACGGACTGCGCCACCTGGATCATTCAGCGCAGCAGCTCCGGCGCCACGGCCTTCCAGGATATCGGGAAAATGCCGGGGCAGGGCACCAGCACGATGCCGCACGATTACATCTACCGGGATTCGGAACAACTGGAGACAGGTGATTACCTGTACCGGATAGTCGAGATCAGCGCTACGGGAAATAAAACCAGCTACCAGCCGGTCAGCGTTACCTACAAATCAAACACCCCGGTGGCCTTTTGCCTGAACGGCGCATTCCCCAACCCCTCCCGGGGGCAGACAACCTTCAAATACCAGCTGCCGGTTGAATCCCGGGTCCGGCTGGAGGTATACAATGTTTCCGGGCAGTTGGTAAAGACTGTCTTTGAAGGGGTCAAGCCGGCCGGGTACCATGAGGTCGGCTGGAGCGACCATAATTTGAGCAACGGCATATATTTCTATATATTGAAGGCAGGAAAGTTCAGCGCCACCAGGAAATTAGTGATACTCAAATAA